In Nitrospirota bacterium, one genomic interval encodes:
- the smpB gene encoding SsrA-binding protein SmpB, which produces MSENIIATNKKAFHDYFIEDTYEAGMKLLGTEVKSLREGGASLKDGYAHIEKGELFLYCNISPYKAGNINNHDPQRKRKLLLHREEINRILGKTVLKGYSLVPLKIYFKGGIAKVEIGLAKGKKDYDKRESLKKKEADREVAQAFRERQKSQ; this is translated from the coding sequence ATGAGTGAAAATATAATAGCTACGAATAAAAAGGCTTTTCATGATTATTTCATAGAAGATACTTATGAGGCAGGGATGAAACTTCTGGGCACAGAGGTTAAATCACTTCGTGAAGGCGGGGCAAGCCTCAAAGATGGATATGCACATATAGAAAAGGGAGAACTATTTTTATACTGTAATATCAGCCCGTACAAGGCAGGAAACATAAATAATCATGACCCGCAAAGGAAGCGGAAGCTCCTGTTACACAGGGAAGAGATTAACAGGATCCTCGGAAAGACCGTACTGAAGGGATACAGCCTCGTACCGTTGAAGATTTATTTTAAAGGGGGCATTGCTAAGGTTGAGATTGGATTAGCAAAAGGGAAAAAAGATTATGATAAAAGGGAGAGTTTAAAGAAGAAAGAGGCAGATAGAGAAGTCGCTCAGGCTTTTAGGGAAAGGCAGAAAAGTCAGTGA